One segment of Pseudomonas pohangensis DNA contains the following:
- a CDS encoding MlaC/ttg2D family ABC transporter substrate-binding protein: protein MFQVVRRAFFLVVLSMLSVSAMAAPTAAEVVKQTTDELLADLKANKELYKTDPSSFYAALDRILGPVVDLEGISKGVMTVKFSRKASPEQMQRFEQNFKTSLMRFYGNALLEYDNQEIIIVPGTGRQEPGRESVNMEVKDSKGTVYPLSYTMVDLDGNWRMRNVIINGINIGKLFRDQFAQSMREHGNDLNQVIDTWAETVSKAKQSTKEPA, encoded by the coding sequence ATGTTTCAGGTAGTACGCCGGGCGTTTTTCCTGGTCGTGCTGTCCATGTTGTCCGTTTCAGCCATGGCTGCACCTACGGCGGCCGAGGTGGTCAAGCAGACCACCGACGAGCTGTTGGCGGACCTGAAAGCCAACAAGGAGCTGTACAAGACGGATCCGTCCTCTTTCTATGCGGCGCTGGATCGTATTCTCGGTCCGGTAGTCGATCTTGAGGGTATCTCCAAGGGCGTGATGACCGTGAAATTTTCGCGCAAGGCATCTCCCGAGCAAATGCAGCGCTTCGAACAGAACTTCAAGACCAGTCTGATGCGCTTCTATGGCAATGCCCTGCTGGAGTATGACAATCAGGAGATTATCATTGTGCCGGGCACCGGCAGGCAGGAGCCTGGTCGTGAGTCGGTGAATATGGAAGTCAAGGACAGCAAAGGCACGGTTTATCCGCTGTCCTACACCATGGTTGATCTGGACGGCAACTGGCGGATGCGCAACGTCATTATCAATGGCATCAACATCGGTAAATTGTTTCGGGATCAGTTTGCCCAGTCGATGCGTGAGCATGGCAATGATCTGAACCAGGTGATCGATACCTGGGCGGAAACGGTGTCCAAGGCCAAACAGTCAACCAAGGAACCGGCGTGA
- the mlaE gene encoding lipid asymmetry maintenance ABC transporter permease subunit MlaE, translating into MRKTSILERLRLVGRTGIDIVESLGRSGIFLLRALLGRGGLGNGFNLLVKQLFFVGVLSLPIIVVAGLFIGMVLALQGYNILVDYGSEQAVGQMVALTLLRELGPVVTGLLFAGRAGSALTAEIGNMKSTEQLSSLEMIGVDPLKYIIAPRLWAGFISMPLLAAIFSVVGIWGGAMVAVDWLGVYDGSFWANMQNSVEFTEDVLNGMIKSVVFAFVVTWIAVFQGYDCDPTSEGISRATTRTVVYASLAVLGLDFILTALMFGDF; encoded by the coding sequence ATGCGCAAAACTTCTATCCTCGAAAGGCTGCGCCTGGTTGGCCGCACGGGCATTGATATCGTCGAGTCCCTGGGCCGCTCGGGCATATTCCTGCTGCGTGCCTTGCTGGGGCGTGGCGGTCTGGGTAACGGCTTCAATCTGCTGGTAAAACAGTTGTTCTTTGTGGGCGTCCTGTCGCTGCCGATCATCGTGGTGGCCGGCTTGTTCATCGGTATGGTGCTGGCGTTGCAGGGCTACAATATTCTGGTCGATTACGGCTCCGAGCAGGCGGTCGGGCAGATGGTAGCCCTGACTTTGCTGCGGGAACTGGGTCCGGTGGTCACCGGGTTGCTGTTCGCCGGGCGGGCCGGCTCCGCTTTGACTGCGGAAATTGGCAACATGAAGTCAACCGAGCAATTGTCCAGTCTGGAGATGATTGGCGTTGACCCGCTGAAATACATCATCGCGCCGCGCCTGTGGGCGGGCTTTATCTCGATGCCTCTGCTGGCCGCCATTTTCAGCGTTGTCGGGATCTGGGGTGGTGCGATGGTCGCCGTGGACTGGCTGGGCGTCTACGATGGCTCATTCTGGGCAAACATGCAGAACAGCGTCGAATTCACTGAAGATGTGCTTAACGGCATGATCAAGAGTGTGGTTTTTGCCTTTGTGGTGACCTGGATTGCCGTGTTTCAGGGTTACGATTGCGACCCGACCTCGGAAGGCATCAGTCGCGCGACAACCAGAACCGTGGTTTACGCTTCACTGGCCGTATTGGGCCTGGACTTTATTCTCACTGCCTTGATGTTTGGAGATTTTTGA
- a CDS encoding BolA family protein has product MQAHEVKVHLQEKLPGVQVEVEGEGCNFQLNLIDDTLAGLSPVKRQQLIYAHLNAWIADGSIHAVTMKFFSRAAWAERG; this is encoded by the coding sequence ATGCAGGCGCATGAAGTAAAGGTTCATCTCCAGGAAAAGTTGCCGGGTGTCCAGGTTGAAGTGGAAGGCGAGGGTTGCAACTTTCAGCTCAACCTGATCGACGATACGTTGGCCGGTCTGAGCCCGGTTAAGCGGCAGCAGCTGATTTATGCACACCTGAACGCCTGGATTGCTGATGGCAGCATCCATGCAGTCACCATGAAATTCTTCAGTCGCGCCGCTTGGGCTGAGCGCGGCTGA
- a CDS encoding ATP-binding cassette domain-containing protein, with the protein MSAESENAVELRGVTFKRGSRAIFENIDIVIPRGKVTAIMGPSGCGKTTLLRLIGAQLMPSSGGVWVNGVNLPALSRIELFDMRKQMGVLFQSGALFTDLDVFENVAFPLRVHTKLPEEIIRDIVLMKLQAVGLRGAIDLMPDELSGGMKRRVALARAIALDPQILMYDEPFVGQDPIAMGVLVRMIRLLNDALGITSIVVSHDLAETASIADYIYVVGDAKVLGFGTPDELMNSQDPQIHQFMKGTPDGPVPFHFPAPDYRSDLLGQG; encoded by the coding sequence ATGAGTGCCGAAAGTGAAAACGCAGTCGAGCTGAGGGGGGTGACCTTCAAGCGCGGTTCGCGTGCCATCTTTGAAAATATCGATATTGTTATTCCGCGGGGCAAGGTTACTGCCATCATGGGCCCCTCGGGTTGCGGGAAAACGACTTTGCTGCGCCTGATCGGCGCGCAATTGATGCCCAGTAGTGGTGGCGTCTGGGTCAATGGCGTGAATTTGCCCGCGCTTTCGCGTATCGAACTTTTCGATATGCGCAAACAGATGGGCGTGCTGTTTCAGAGCGGTGCATTGTTCACGGATCTGGATGTGTTCGAGAACGTGGCCTTTCCTTTGCGCGTGCACACCAAGCTGCCGGAGGAGATCATTCGTGACATCGTTCTGATGAAACTGCAGGCAGTCGGTCTGCGCGGTGCCATTGATCTGATGCCGGATGAGCTTTCCGGAGGCATGAAGCGTCGGGTAGCACTGGCCCGCGCGATTGCACTGGATCCGCAGATACTCATGTATGACGAGCCTTTTGTAGGTCAGGACCCTATCGCCATGGGTGTGCTGGTACGAATGATTCGTCTGCTCAATGATGCGCTGGGCATTACCAGCATCGTGGTCTCCCATGACCTTGCCGAAACGGCGAGCATTGCGGACTACATCTATGTGGTGGGCGATGCCAAGGTGCTGGGCTTTGGCACACCGGATGAACTGATGAATTCGCAGGATCCACAGATCCACCAGTTCATGAAAGGTACCCCCGACGGGCCGGTGCCGTTCCATTTCCCGGCGCCGGATTACCGTAGCGATTTGTTGGGGCAGGGTTGA
- a CDS encoding STAS domain-containing protein, with product MSIAEIAEVGSGKLRLSGVLDFRSGPQLRVTGKKLIGESQAQELLLDCSAVEKSSSVGVALLLAFMRDAAAAGKTLSMSGLPSDMRQIAQVSGLEELLPLQA from the coding sequence GTGAGTATTGCCGAAATCGCCGAGGTCGGCTCCGGGAAGCTGCGGCTTTCGGGGGTTCTCGATTTTCGCTCCGGGCCGCAGTTGCGGGTGACCGGAAAGAAACTGATTGGTGAAAGTCAGGCCCAGGAACTGCTGCTTGACTGCAGTGCGGTGGAAAAGTCCAGCAGCGTTGGCGTTGCCTTGCTGCTTGCCTTCATGCGCGATGCCGCTGCCGCCGGGAAAACCCTGAGCATGAGCGGGCTACCTTCAGACATGCGACAGATTGCCCAGGTGTCGGGGCTGGAGGAGTTGCTGCCACTACAGGCTTGA
- the mlaD gene encoding outer membrane lipid asymmetry maintenance protein MlaD yields the protein MQTRTQEIGVGLFIMAGFLALLLLALRVSGLTVGSADQSYKVYAYFDNIAGLTVRAKVTMAGVIIGKVTAIDLDHDSYTGRVTMEINDQVDNLPEDSTASVLTAGLLGEKYIGISIGGEEGTLKDQSVINDTQSALVLEDLISKFLLNSVNKSEEKQ from the coding sequence ATGCAAACCCGCACTCAGGAAATCGGCGTAGGCCTGTTTATCATGGCTGGTTTTTTGGCCTTGCTGCTGTTGGCTTTGCGTGTCAGTGGGCTGACAGTCGGCAGCGCAGACCAGTCGTACAAGGTCTATGCCTACTTCGACAATATTGCCGGGCTGACGGTTCGCGCCAAGGTAACCATGGCCGGGGTGATTATCGGCAAAGTCACGGCTATTGACCTTGACCATGATAGCTATACCGGGCGGGTTACCATGGAGATCAATGACCAGGTAGATAATCTCCCGGAAGATTCCACGGCGTCGGTGCTTACCGCCGGACTGTTGGGCGAGAAGTACATCGGTATCAGTATTGGCGGCGAAGAGGGAACGCTAAAGGATCAGAGCGTGATTAATGACACCCAGTCTGCGCTGGTTCTGGAAGATCTGATCAGCAAGTTCCTGTTGAACTCGGTTAACAAGAGTGAGGAGAAACAGTGA